The segment AGTGGACATCTAAAACTCCTAGTTATTGATTGTGGTGTCCACGTCCACCAGCAGGTCGGTGCCTTGCTGCTGGACGGGAAAGACGGCTACCGGCGTTATTGCCGGCGGACTGAGTGGCGCTCCGGTGGTCAAGTCGAACACCGAGCCGTGCAGCCAGCATTCGATGGTGCAGCCGTCGACCTCGCCTTCGGAGAGCGAGATCTCGTCGTGGCTGCAGATGTCGTCGATAGCGTGGAACGCGCCATCTGCATCGCGCACGACGGCGACGGGGCGCCCGTTGATGACGCAACGCTTTGCGCCTTCTTCGGGTACCTCGTCCACGCCGCATGCCGGAACAAAACTCACACCATGCTCCTGGCCAGTTCGAGCTCGATAGCGTCGCTGAGCCGGCGTTCGACATCCGGAA is part of the Saxibacter everestensis genome and harbors:
- a CDS encoding non-heme iron oxygenase ferredoxin subunit produces the protein MSFVPACGVDEVPEEGAKRCVINGRPVAVVRDADGAFHAIDDICSHDEISLSEGEVDGCTIECWLHGSVFDLTTGAPLSPPAITPVAVFPVQQQGTDLLVDVDTTINN